A window of Salmo trutta chromosome 31, fSalTru1.1, whole genome shotgun sequence contains these coding sequences:
- the LOC115169903 gene encoding olfactomedin-like protein 2B isoform X1, with protein sequence MMSRLQILLLLWCAVSITWARVALGDVMDNGIKEELEQTDEPLLDDEMDNQENVLSQLLGDYDKVKTLSEGSDCRCKCVVRPLSRSACRRIEEGAARAEDFYTVETVTSGPNCKKCVCVAPPSALNPCEGDYRFKKLQEAGKDDIKLSTVMELLEGAFYGMDLLKLHSVTTKLLNRVDNIEKTFSCNHTEKDKVSVRSPSSEEKGRRAQQRMEKRKHLTELEPSLQKDTAAAYANTEKKYDERYIGAKGQGSTRPMLKRSQPQNREEPQGPLKGKVGLNGMVIRGVTFYKANTVDNRAAEELTADEALSGDGSMDLLIDDQLLRPTQPRPVAGTPTPTSQDRKWNPDNQATRASKTAPSPQGNPTTSAPRATETPSITLFIPTTTIPTTTTTPATTTTMVATSASTTQPAATRKPETLSVLTSPNAAVRQVNSTTAPPSKVTGAPKPKHRISWTEGPSEVPSATPKVSGMCKDTLASISDPVTHNTYGRKEGAWMKDPKGNGNVIYVTNYNYGNHLLEFHDMDNFKQGHVTHSYKLPYNWIGTGHVVYNGAFYYNRAFSRDIIKFDLHLLYVAAWTTLHDAVLEEDASWRWRGHLDIDFAVDESGLWLVYPALDEEGFHQEVIILSRVNPTDLSLQSTFRTGLRRHFYGNSFVICGVLYAVDNYEHTHANISYAFDTHTHTQMIPRIPFTNNYTYTTQIDYNPKDKKLYAWDNGHQVTYNVIFAY encoded by the exons ATGATGTCTAGGTTGCAGATATTGCTCTTGTTGTGGTGTGCGGTCTCAATCACTTGGGCACGAGTTGCACTCGGCGACGTAATGGATAATGGAATTAAAGAGGAACTAGAACAGACCGACGAACCACTGCTGGATGATGAGATGGACAACCAGGAGAACGTTTTATCTCAG CTGCTGGGAgattatgacaaagtgaaaacgctGTCGGAAGGCTCTGACTGTCGCTGTAAATGTGTTGTCAGACCGCTGAGCAGAAGTGCCTGCCGGCGAATAGAGGAGGGCGCCGCCAGGGCTGAAGACTTTTACACAGTGGAGACTGTGACATCGGGGCCCAATtgtaaaaagtgtgtgtgtgtagccccaCCCTCTGCTCTGAATCCCTGCGAGGGAGATTACAGGTTCAAGAAGCTGCAGGAGGCAGGGAAAGATGACATCAAG CTCTCAACAGTAATGGAGTTACTGGAGGGAGCGTTTTACGGGATGGATCTATTAAAGTTGCACTCAGTTACAACCAAACTCCTCAACCGGGTTGACAATATAGAAAAG ACCTTTTCTTGTAACCACACGGAGAAGGATAAAGTGAGTGTGAGGAGCCCCTCTAGCGAGGAAAAGGGGAGAAGAGCCCAGCAGAGGATGGAAAAGAGAAAACATCTGACTGAGCTGGAGCCGTCCCTGCAGAAGGATACAGCTGCAGCTTATGCTAACACagag AAGAAGTATGACGAGCGCTACATTGGGGCCAAGGGCCAGGGGTCCACCAGGCCCATGCTGAAGAGGAGCCAGCCGCAAAACAGGGAGGAGCCCCAGGGGCCCCTGAAAGGCAAGGTGGGACTCAACGGCATGGTCATCAGAGGAGTGACTTTCTACAAGGCCAACACGGTGGACAATAGAGCCGCTGAGGAGCTCA CAGCAGACGAAGCCCTGAGCGGTGATGGTTCCATGGACCTGCTCATCGATGACCAGCTCCTGAGACCCACCCAGCCCAGACCTGTAGCAGGCACCCCGACACCAACATCGCAAGACAGGAAGTGGAACCCAGACAACCAGGCCACTCGTGCCTCCAAAACAGCCCCTAGTCCCCAAGGGAATCCCACCACATCTGCCCCTAGAGCTACCGAGACACCATCAATCACTCTGTTCATCCCGACCACAACCATTCCAACCACAACTACGACCCCAGCAACCACCACTACAATGGTTGCGACAAGCGCAAGCACCACTCAACCAGCGGCCACTAGGAAACCTGAAACCTTGTCTGTTTTGACGTCTCCAAATGCTGCAGTGCGACAGGTCAACAGCACCACAGCCCCACCCAGCAAGGTGACGGGTGCGCCCAAACCCAAGCATCGCATCAGCTGGACAGAGGGCCCCTCAGAGGTCCCCTCGGCGACCCCTAAAGTCTCTG GCATGTGCAAAGACACTCTGGCCTCCATCTCGGACCCAGTGACCCATAACACCTACGGCCGGAAGGAAGGAGCCTGGATGAAGGACCCAAAGGGCAACGGAAATGTCATATATGTCACCAACTACAACTATGGTAACCACCTACTGGAATTCCACGACATGGACAACTTCAAACAAG GACACGTCACCCATTCCTACAAACTACCGTACAACTGGATTGGCACAGGCCACGTGGTGTACAACGGAGCTTTCTATTACAACCGCGCCTTCTCCCGTGACATCATTAAGTTCGACCTGCATCTGCTCTACGTGGCGGCCTGGACGACGCTGCACGATGCCGTGTTAGAGGAGGACGCCTCCTGGAGGTGGCGAGGACACTTGGATATCGACTTTGCGGTGGATGAGAGCGGCCTGTGGTTAGTGTACCCTGCTCTGGATGAGGAGGGCTTCCATCAGGAAGTAATCATCCTAAGCCGTGTGAACCCGACCGACCTCAGCCTCCAGAGTACGTTCAGAACGGGCCTGAGGAGACACTTCTACGGAAACTCCTTTGTCATTTGTGGTGTCCTGTATGCGGTGGACAACTACGAAcacacccatgccaatatatcctacGCCTtcgatacgcacacacacacccagatgaTCCCCAGAATACCGTTCACAAACAACTACACATACACGACGCAAATCGACTACAACCCCAAGGACAAAAAGCTGTACGCATGGGACAACGGTCACCAGGTGACCTACAATGTTATATTTGCATATTAA
- the LOC115169903 gene encoding olfactomedin-like protein 2B isoform X2: MMSRLQILLLLWCAVSITWARVALGDVMDNGIKEELEQTDEPLLDDEMDNQENVLSQLLGDYDKVKTLSEGSDCRCKCVVRPLSRSACRRIEEGAARAEDFYTVETVTSGPNCKKCVCVAPPSALNPCEGDYRFKKLQEAGKDDIKLSTVMELLEGAFYGMDLLKLHSVTTKLLNRVDNIEKTFSCNHTEKDKVSVRSPSSEEKGRRAQQRMEKRKHLTELEPSLQKDTAAAYANTEKKYDERYIGAKGQGSTRPMLKRSQPQNREEPQGPLKGKVGLNGMVIRGVTFYKANTVDNRAAEELTDEALSGDGSMDLLIDDQLLRPTQPRPVAGTPTPTSQDRKWNPDNQATRASKTAPSPQGNPTTSAPRATETPSITLFIPTTTIPTTTTTPATTTTMVATSASTTQPAATRKPETLSVLTSPNAAVRQVNSTTAPPSKVTGAPKPKHRISWTEGPSEVPSATPKVSGMCKDTLASISDPVTHNTYGRKEGAWMKDPKGNGNVIYVTNYNYGNHLLEFHDMDNFKQGHVTHSYKLPYNWIGTGHVVYNGAFYYNRAFSRDIIKFDLHLLYVAAWTTLHDAVLEEDASWRWRGHLDIDFAVDESGLWLVYPALDEEGFHQEVIILSRVNPTDLSLQSTFRTGLRRHFYGNSFVICGVLYAVDNYEHTHANISYAFDTHTHTQMIPRIPFTNNYTYTTQIDYNPKDKKLYAWDNGHQVTYNVIFAY; the protein is encoded by the exons ATGATGTCTAGGTTGCAGATATTGCTCTTGTTGTGGTGTGCGGTCTCAATCACTTGGGCACGAGTTGCACTCGGCGACGTAATGGATAATGGAATTAAAGAGGAACTAGAACAGACCGACGAACCACTGCTGGATGATGAGATGGACAACCAGGAGAACGTTTTATCTCAG CTGCTGGGAgattatgacaaagtgaaaacgctGTCGGAAGGCTCTGACTGTCGCTGTAAATGTGTTGTCAGACCGCTGAGCAGAAGTGCCTGCCGGCGAATAGAGGAGGGCGCCGCCAGGGCTGAAGACTTTTACACAGTGGAGACTGTGACATCGGGGCCCAATtgtaaaaagtgtgtgtgtgtagccccaCCCTCTGCTCTGAATCCCTGCGAGGGAGATTACAGGTTCAAGAAGCTGCAGGAGGCAGGGAAAGATGACATCAAG CTCTCAACAGTAATGGAGTTACTGGAGGGAGCGTTTTACGGGATGGATCTATTAAAGTTGCACTCAGTTACAACCAAACTCCTCAACCGGGTTGACAATATAGAAAAG ACCTTTTCTTGTAACCACACGGAGAAGGATAAAGTGAGTGTGAGGAGCCCCTCTAGCGAGGAAAAGGGGAGAAGAGCCCAGCAGAGGATGGAAAAGAGAAAACATCTGACTGAGCTGGAGCCGTCCCTGCAGAAGGATACAGCTGCAGCTTATGCTAACACagag AAGAAGTATGACGAGCGCTACATTGGGGCCAAGGGCCAGGGGTCCACCAGGCCCATGCTGAAGAGGAGCCAGCCGCAAAACAGGGAGGAGCCCCAGGGGCCCCTGAAAGGCAAGGTGGGACTCAACGGCATGGTCATCAGAGGAGTGACTTTCTACAAGGCCAACACGGTGGACAATAGAGCCGCTGAGGAGCTCA CAGACGAAGCCCTGAGCGGTGATGGTTCCATGGACCTGCTCATCGATGACCAGCTCCTGAGACCCACCCAGCCCAGACCTGTAGCAGGCACCCCGACACCAACATCGCAAGACAGGAAGTGGAACCCAGACAACCAGGCCACTCGTGCCTCCAAAACAGCCCCTAGTCCCCAAGGGAATCCCACCACATCTGCCCCTAGAGCTACCGAGACACCATCAATCACTCTGTTCATCCCGACCACAACCATTCCAACCACAACTACGACCCCAGCAACCACCACTACAATGGTTGCGACAAGCGCAAGCACCACTCAACCAGCGGCCACTAGGAAACCTGAAACCTTGTCTGTTTTGACGTCTCCAAATGCTGCAGTGCGACAGGTCAACAGCACCACAGCCCCACCCAGCAAGGTGACGGGTGCGCCCAAACCCAAGCATCGCATCAGCTGGACAGAGGGCCCCTCAGAGGTCCCCTCGGCGACCCCTAAAGTCTCTG GCATGTGCAAAGACACTCTGGCCTCCATCTCGGACCCAGTGACCCATAACACCTACGGCCGGAAGGAAGGAGCCTGGATGAAGGACCCAAAGGGCAACGGAAATGTCATATATGTCACCAACTACAACTATGGTAACCACCTACTGGAATTCCACGACATGGACAACTTCAAACAAG GACACGTCACCCATTCCTACAAACTACCGTACAACTGGATTGGCACAGGCCACGTGGTGTACAACGGAGCTTTCTATTACAACCGCGCCTTCTCCCGTGACATCATTAAGTTCGACCTGCATCTGCTCTACGTGGCGGCCTGGACGACGCTGCACGATGCCGTGTTAGAGGAGGACGCCTCCTGGAGGTGGCGAGGACACTTGGATATCGACTTTGCGGTGGATGAGAGCGGCCTGTGGTTAGTGTACCCTGCTCTGGATGAGGAGGGCTTCCATCAGGAAGTAATCATCCTAAGCCGTGTGAACCCGACCGACCTCAGCCTCCAGAGTACGTTCAGAACGGGCCTGAGGAGACACTTCTACGGAAACTCCTTTGTCATTTGTGGTGTCCTGTATGCGGTGGACAACTACGAAcacacccatgccaatatatcctacGCCTtcgatacgcacacacacacccagatgaTCCCCAGAATACCGTTCACAAACAACTACACATACACGACGCAAATCGACTACAACCCCAAGGACAAAAAGCTGTACGCATGGGACAACGGTCACCAGGTGACCTACAATGTTATATTTGCATATTAA